The following proteins are co-located in the Spirosoma montaniterrae genome:
- a CDS encoding enolase C-terminal domain-like protein has translation MNRRHLLRNLSAGAALTAVPFADNLAKPVVPARPNGLPPISITDVKTILTSPNGIRLVVVKVETSEPGLYGIGCATFTQRAYVVQTAVDKYLKPFLIGRNADEIEDIWQSSYVSSYWRNGPVLFNAMSGVDMALWDIKAKRANMPLYQLLGGKVRAGADLYFHAQGSSLQEVEDSARAAMERGYRHVRVQMGIKGNAVYGARGATGTPASSLGAKADVAGPTNPKLIFDPTAYARSVPKLFEHLRVKLGDEVELLHDIHERISLNQAVQLCKAVEPYRPFFIEDPFPPEDNEHFKILRQQTVVPLAMGELFNTQQEYLPLIKDRLIDYIRIHISQIGGLTPARKVQALSEYFGVKTAWHGPGDASPVAHAVQLALELCSYNFGIHEGYVFPPETQEVFPGCPTTKDGYMYAQETPGHGIDINEKLAAKFPFPDGPTFDYSWGATRKKDGTVIRP, from the coding sequence ATGAACCGCCGACATCTACTCCGTAATCTATCTGCCGGGGCCGCGCTCACGGCTGTGCCCTTCGCCGACAATCTCGCTAAACCCGTTGTACCGGCTCGACCAAACGGCCTGCCGCCGATTAGCATAACCGATGTGAAAACCATTCTCACCTCGCCCAACGGTATTCGATTGGTGGTCGTGAAAGTGGAAACCAGCGAGCCGGGTTTGTACGGGATCGGCTGTGCTACGTTTACGCAACGGGCTTATGTGGTGCAAACTGCCGTCGATAAGTACCTGAAACCCTTTTTGATTGGCCGCAACGCCGACGAAATCGAAGACATCTGGCAGTCGTCGTATGTGTCGTCGTACTGGCGCAATGGGCCGGTGTTGTTCAACGCCATGAGCGGGGTCGATATGGCGCTGTGGGACATCAAGGCCAAGCGAGCCAACATGCCGCTCTATCAGTTGCTGGGTGGTAAGGTGCGGGCCGGGGCCGATTTATATTTCCACGCGCAGGGCAGCAGTTTGCAGGAGGTAGAAGATTCGGCGCGGGCGGCTATGGAACGCGGCTATCGGCATGTGCGGGTGCAGATGGGGATAAAAGGTAATGCCGTTTATGGCGCACGCGGAGCCACCGGAACCCCCGCCAGTTCGCTCGGTGCGAAGGCTGACGTAGCCGGACCAACCAACCCCAAACTTATTTTCGACCCAACGGCCTACGCTCGCTCGGTGCCGAAACTGTTTGAGCATCTACGCGTTAAGCTCGGCGATGAGGTTGAACTGCTGCACGACATTCACGAGCGCATCAGCCTGAATCAGGCCGTGCAACTTTGCAAGGCCGTGGAGCCGTATCGTCCGTTTTTCATCGAAGACCCGTTTCCGCCCGAAGACAACGAACATTTCAAAATTCTGCGGCAGCAAACCGTTGTTCCGCTGGCAATGGGCGAACTATTCAACACACAGCAGGAGTATTTGCCGCTTATCAAAGACCGGCTCATCGACTACATTCGTATTCACATCTCGCAGATCGGTGGGCTTACGCCCGCCCGGAAAGTACAGGCTCTGAGCGAATATTTTGGCGTAAAAACAGCCTGGCACGGCCCCGGCGATGCCTCGCCCGTGGCTCATGCCGTGCAACTCGCACTCGAACTGTGCAGTTATAATTTCGGTATTCACGAGGGCTACGTGTTCCCACCTGAAACGCAGGAGGTTTTTCCTGGTTGCCCTACTACGAAAGATGGGTATATGTATGCGCAGGAAACGCCCGGCCACGGCATCGATATCAACGAGAAATTAGCGGCCAAATTCCCCTTTCCCGACGGCCCAACTTTTGATTACTCGTGGGGAGCAACGCGTAAGAAAGACGGAACGGTGATACGACCCTGA
- a CDS encoding DUF2490 domain-containing protein, whose amino-acid sequence MRHSVFVIVFLLFGFTASAQSYQNVVRHRPVFWSEMNLVFKTKGKWSFQLDHQYRRQAEDTQFRDLNIFRLPLQQVFRPWISYQLTKPVRLSLSPIGLWWTWNRPSEFQPTTFFQEIRVIPQLTITKPAGDGELVYRFRSELRWPSRTDTLANEYVFLSDGESQQVLADRFNVRLRAMLRWIKPIRGKESGWYVQSSVEPMMVVSRSVRRFDQNRTYLAIGRRLRENMRVELGYLNQFSIQNNEVERIRTFRFNHALHVYFYLENRRTSKASSDSGPE is encoded by the coding sequence ATGCGCCACTCGGTTTTTGTCATTGTTTTTTTACTATTTGGCTTCACGGCATCGGCACAGTCGTATCAGAATGTGGTGCGGCATCGGCCCGTGTTCTGGTCGGAGATGAATCTTGTTTTCAAAACAAAAGGGAAATGGTCGTTTCAACTCGATCACCAATACCGCCGACAGGCCGAAGACACCCAATTTCGTGATCTGAACATCTTCCGATTACCACTACAACAGGTATTTCGCCCCTGGATCAGCTACCAGCTAACTAAGCCCGTCCGGTTGTCGCTCTCGCCCATTGGCCTGTGGTGGACCTGGAACCGCCCCAGCGAATTCCAGCCGACCACGTTTTTTCAGGAAATCCGGGTGATTCCGCAATTGACTATTACCAAACCTGCTGGCGACGGCGAGTTGGTGTATCGTTTTCGGTCAGAACTCCGCTGGCCCTCGCGTACCGATACGCTCGCCAACGAGTATGTATTTCTGTCGGATGGCGAATCGCAACAGGTGCTGGCCGACCGCTTCAACGTGCGGCTGCGGGCCATGCTGCGCTGGATTAAACCGATTCGGGGTAAAGAATCGGGCTGGTACGTGCAGAGCAGTGTTGAGCCAATGATGGTCGTGTCGCGCTCTGTCCGGCGTTTCGACCAGAACAGAACGTACCTCGCGATTGGCCGACGACTTCGCGAGAACATGCGTGTTGAGTTGGGGTATCTGAACCAGTTTTCAATTCAGAACAACGAGGTCGAACGCATCCGCACGTTCCGGTTCAACCACGCCCTGCACGTTTATTTTTATTTGGAAAACCGGCGCACATCGAAAGCCAGCAGCGATTCGGGGCCGGAGTAG